The genomic stretch CCTCCCTACCCCGTGGCGGCGGCCAGCCTGGGGCAGGTGTACAAGGCCGAGCTCACGGCGGGGCACTGGGTGGCGGTGAAGGTGCAGCGGCCCAACCTGGCCTACCTGCTGCGCCGCGATCTGGTGATCATCCGCCTGCTCGGGGTGCTCACAGCACCGTTCCTGCCCCTGAACCTGGGATTCGGTCTCGGCGACATCATCGATGAATTCGGCCTGACCCTCTTCGACGAGATCGATTACCGCCGCGAGGCCGACAACGCCGAGCGCTTCGCCGCCCTCTTCGCCGACAACCCCGCCGTGACAGTGCCTCGGGTGGAGAGGCAGTTCTCCAGCCGCCGGGTGCTCACCACCACCTGGATCAACGGGGTCAAGCTGCAGGACCGGCTGGAGCTGGAGTCGCACCGACTCGAACCCGATGCCCTGATCCGCACCGGCGTGACGGCCGGCCTGCAGCAACTGCTGGAATTCGGCTACTTCCACGCCGACCCCCATCCCGGCAACCTCTTCGCCCTACCGGGGCGCACCGGGGCCATGGGCCACGTGGCCTACGTCGATTTCGGGATGATGGATTCGATCAGCGACGCTGACCGCCTCACCCTCACCGGAGCGGTGGTGCACCTGATCAACCGCGATTTCGAAGCCCTCGCCCGCGATTTCCAGACGCTCGGTTTCCTTCGCCCCGACGCCGACCTCGCCCCGATCGTCCCGGCACTGGAAACCGTGCTCGGCGGCCAGCTGGGGGAAAGCGTGGGCTCGTTCAACTTCAAGGCGATCACCGATCGCTTCTCGGAGCTGATGTTCGACTACCCCTTCCGGGTGCCGGCCCGCTTCGCCCTGATCATCCGGGCGGTGGTGAGCCAGGAGGGGCTGGCCCTGCGCCTCGACCCCGACTTCAAGATCATCCGCGTGGCCTATCCCTATGTGGCCAGGCGTCTGCTGGCCGGGGACACCGCCGAGCTGCGCGAGAAGCTGCTGGAGGTGCTCTTCGATCGCGAGGGACATCTGCAGCTGGAGCGGCTCGAGAGTCTGCTGGGGGTCGTGGAGCAGGACGAGGCGAACCCCGATCTGCTGCCCGTGGCCGGAGCGGGTCTGCGCCTGCTGCTCGGTCCCCGGGGCGGGAGTCTGCGCCAGCGGCTGCTGCTGATGCTGGTGCGCGACAACCATCTGAACACCGAGGATCTGCAGGCCCTGATGGGGCTGCTGCGGCGCACCTTCTCTCCGTCCAAGCTGGCGGGTGGGGTGCTGCAGCGGCTCAACCCCCTCGCACCGGCCGCCTGAGCGGCTGGGTGCTCCCCTCCCGATCGCTAGGGTCAGCGTCACGTTCCTGGCAGCCCGACCCGTGATCAGTGATCCCACCGGTTCCGAGGCCCTGGTCCAGGGCTATGCCGGAGGCTCCTTCGCCGATTTCGAGGGCGCCGACATCCTTCTGGAGTACGTGCCGGTGGGGCAGCCTCCCTTCTTCCTGGCAGGGGTGGGCCTCGTGATCGCGATCCTCTGCGGCCTGACCTTCTCACGCCTGGTGCAGAACCGGCTCGACGGCTGGAAGCAGGACCGCCTCCAGCTGCTGCCCCTGGCCGTGCCGGAAACCGTGGCCTCCTACTCGGGGCTGATCCTGGGGGTGACGCTGTTCATCGGTGGCAGCCTGCAGGTGTTCGGCTTCGCTGGCGGCACGGCCCTGCTCGTGGCCCTGCTGCTCTCTCTGCTCACCGCCGGGGCCCTCTGGGTGCAACTGGAGGGCCTGATGGGTCAGGTGCAGGACGGCAGTTTCAAGGCCGTGGATTTCGACAACTTCGATCAGTTCTTCTGAAGCCTGCAGCGGCTGTCCCGATGGAACCGGCAGGCCGGATCCTCTGCTGGCAGGCCCCAGGCCTGGCCCTGCGTCTCTGGCCGGACTGGGTCGAGGATGCCGACCGGCAGCTGAGCCGGCTGCAGCAGGAGATTCCCTGGCGCCAGGAGGCGATCATCCTGTTCGGCCGCAGCCGGCCCATGCCGCGGCTCACCTGCTGGGTGGCGGATGACGGCTGCACGTACCGCTACAGCGGCCTGGCCAACGAGCCCCAGCCCTGGTCGGCAGCCCTGCTGGAGATCAGGAAGGCCCTGGAGACGACCCTGGGCTGGCGCTTCAACTCGGTGCTGCTCAACCGCTACCGCGACGGCAGCGACGCCATGGGCTGGCATGCCGACGATGAACCGGAGCTCGAGCCGCAGGCGCCGATCGCCTCGGTGAGCCTGGGGGCCAGCCGCAGCTTCCGCCTCAAGCCCCGAGGACGCCGGGGCGAGGGCGCCGAACCCATCACTCTGGAGCTGAGCCACGGCGATCTGCTGGTGATGGACCCTCCCACCCAGCGCCACTGGCTGCATGCGCTGCCACGGCGGCTGCGGGTGCGGCAGGAGCGCCTCAACCTGACCTTCCGGCTGATCCGAACCCCGGCCGGAGCCCGCTGATCAGGCCGCGCTGCCGAAATCAGGCCTCACTGCCGGCCATCTCCAGCATGGCCACCGTGACGGGGATCGTCTCCAGGGCCTCCTCGTTGTCGAGGAAGGCCTCGAAGGATCTGTACCGGCACACGCACGGGGGTGGATCACCCTCGGCCTGGGCCTGATCCCAGGCCTCCTGCCAGGTCAGCTCCTTGGGGCGGACAACGGCATAACAGGCCAGCGCCTCCTCCAGATCGCCGGCATCAGCGACGCACTCCCCTCGCCAGTAGACCTCGAAGAAGGTCATGGTCTCAGGCCACCAGATAGCCCTCGAGGCGACAGGAGCGGGAGCGGATCCCCTCCAGGGCGCGGCGCTCCAGGTTGCGGGTCTTGTCCCGGCTCATGCCCAGAGTTCGGGCGATCGAGGTGAGACTCATCGGCTCATCACCATCGATGCCGTAGCGCATCGTCAGCACGCTCCGCTGCAGCTCCGGCAGCTGCTCCAGCAGCGCACGC from Synechococcus sp. CBW1107 encodes the following:
- a CDS encoding AarF/ABC1/UbiB kinase family protein, whose translation is MLLRPWILVSRLVVVLWQLGWLAVVLVVQGGSSERAVQQRLGRRILQTLTQLGPCFIKVGQALSTRPDLVRRDWLDQLTQLQDNLPPFPHELALAEIEAELGAPASKLFEHFPPYPVAAASLGQVYKAELTAGHWVAVKVQRPNLAYLLRRDLVIIRLLGVLTAPFLPLNLGFGLGDIIDEFGLTLFDEIDYRREADNAERFAALFADNPAVTVPRVERQFSSRRVLTTTWINGVKLQDRLELESHRLEPDALIRTGVTAGLQQLLEFGYFHADPHPGNLFALPGRTGAMGHVAYVDFGMMDSISDADRLTLTGAVVHLINRDFEALARDFQTLGFLRPDADLAPIVPALETVLGGQLGESVGSFNFKAITDRFSELMFDYPFRVPARFALIIRAVVSQEGLALRLDPDFKIIRVAYPYVARRLLAGDTAELREKLLEVLFDREGHLQLERLESLLGVVEQDEANPDLLPVAGAGLRLLLGPRGGSLRQRLLLMLVRDNHLNTEDLQALMGLLRRTFSPSKLAGGVLQRLNPLAPAA
- a CDS encoding alpha-ketoglutarate-dependent dioxygenase AlkB — translated: MEPAGRILCWQAPGLALRLWPDWVEDADRQLSRLQQEIPWRQEAIILFGRSRPMPRLTCWVADDGCTYRYSGLANEPQPWSAALLEIRKALETTLGWRFNSVLLNRYRDGSDAMGWHADDEPELEPQAPIASVSLGASRSFRLKPRGRRGEGAEPITLELSHGDLLVMDPPTQRHWLHALPRRLRVRQERLNLTFRLIRTPAGAR